Proteins found in one Cricetulus griseus strain 17A/GY chromosome X, alternate assembly CriGri-PICRH-1.0, whole genome shotgun sequence genomic segment:
- the LOC100757805 gene encoding putative P2Y purinoceptor 10 produces the protein MGSNSTSTAENNCNVTHLTFQYSLYATTYIFIFIPGLLANSAALWVLCRFISKKNKAIIFMINLSVADLAHVLSLPLRIYYYINRNWPFQKALCLLCFYLKYLNMYASICFLACISFQRCLFLLKPFKARNWKRRYDVAISAAIWVIVGTACLAFPILRSAGLANNTESCFADLGYKQMDTVDMVTMVTVAELSGFVIPVIIIACCTWKTTISLKQPPIAFQGISERKKALRMVFMCAAVFIICFTPYHINFIFYTMVKESIITSCPIVKSTLYFHPFCLCLASICCLLDPILYYFMASEFRDQLSRHGSSVTRSRLMSKESGSSMVS, from the coding sequence ATGGGCAGCAACAGTACCAGCACTGCTGAGAATAATTGCAATGTTACACATCTCACATTTCAGTACTCTCTGTATGCAACCACCTATATCTTCATATTCATCCCTGGTCTCCTGGCTAACAGTGCAGCCCTGTGGGTTCTGTGTCGCTTCATCAGCAAGAAGAATAAGGCCATCATTTTCATGATCAACCTCTCAGTGGCAGATCTCGCTCATGTCCTGTCCTTACCTCTCCGGATTTACTACTATATCAACCGTAACTGGCCATTCCAGAAAGCCCTTTGCCTACTCTGCTTTTATCTGAAATATCTCAACATGTATGCCAGCATTTGCTTCCTGGCATGCATCAGCTTTCAGAGGTGCCTCTTTCTCCTCAAGCCATtcaaagccagaaactggaagcgtAGGTATGACGTGGCCATCAGTGCTGCCATCTGGGTCATCGTGGGGACTGCCTGTTTGGCATTTCCCATCCTGAGAAGTGCTGGTTTAGCCAACAACACGGAATCCTGCTTTGCTGATCTTGGATACAAACAGATGGACACAGTGGATATGGTCACCATGGTTACAGTTGCAGAGCTGTCTGGATTTGTGATTCCAGTGATCATCATTGCATGTTGTACCTGGAAAACAACTATATCCTTGAAACAGCCACCGATTGCTTTTCAAGGGATTAGTGAGAGGAAAAAAGCACTGCGGATGGTTTTCATGTGTGCTGCAGTCTTCATCATTTGCTTCACTCCTTATCACATTAACTTCATTTTTTACACCATGGTAAAGGAAAGCATCATTACCAGTTGTCCCATTGTCAAAAGCACACTGTATTTCCATCCTTTTTGCCTGTGCCTTGCAAGTATCTGCTGCCTTTTGGACCCAATTCTTTATTATTTCATGGCTTCAGAGTTTCGTGACCAACTGTCTCGCCATGGCAGCTCCGTTACCCGTTCACGTCTCATGAGCAAGGAGAGTGGCTCATCAATGGTTAgctaa